One Heyndrickxia oleronia genomic window, ACCTTGCCAATAATCTTCATTACGTACAAATTCAATTGATTCTCCAGGAACAATTTTAGTCACTTTAAATGGACCTGTTCCAATTGGATTTTGACGAACTTGTGGTGATGCAGACATATCTTTTACGGCTACACCTTCAAATTCTTTTCTTGATAACGGATATGTCCAAACATTTTCAAGATTGTTTACACGAGCTTTATCGAATGTAATTTCAATATTATAGTCATCGATCTTTTTAAGACCAGAAATTTCTTTTGCTTTTCCTTCGTGATATGCTGGTGCTCCTTCAATTGTCTCAACATTTGTATAACGAGGACCATCATAATCCTTATCTGCAATTGTTTCTAAAGCAAAAATCCAATCATCAACTGTTAATTCTTCGCCATTTTGCCATTTTACACCTTTTTTAAAGGTGAATTTAAATACTTTATTATCTTTTGTTTCCCATGAAGCAATATTTGGCACAGGCTTTAAATTTTCATCATATGTAATTAATCCATCTTGAATAAAATCTAAAACTTGGGCATCAACAGTGTCTTGATAAAAGTTAATATTATATAACCCCTTTGGAGCACTATCTAATGCATAAATCATTGTTCCGCCATCTTTTGGTCCACTTGAAGCAGATTTCTTACCATCAGTTGATTCACTTGTTTTCTCTTTACCACCACATGCTGCTAGAAACATAGACATAACTAGCATTAGTGCAGTAAGTAATAGTATTGATTTTCTTTTCAAGGTATTTCCCCCCATTTTTTCTCTTTAGTTATATAGAATACATGCTACTTGATGTCCGGGTTTCACCTCCTTTAAAGTAGGCTTAACCTTCGAACACTCCTCTTTCGCAACGGGACATCTTGTATGAAAGGGACATCCTGTTGGTGGATTAGCGGGCGAAGGTACATCCCCCTGTAAAACAATTCTCTCTTTTCGTTTCCGAGGATCTGGTTCTGGAATCGCAGAAATCAATGCTTGTGTATATGGGTGTAGAGGCTCAGAATATAGGCTATCCTTGTCAGCAAGCTCTACTAAATTACCAAGATACATAACCCCAATTCGGTCACTCATATGTTTCACAACACTTAAATCATGGGCAATGAATAAAAAGGTTAAGTCAAACTCGTCTTGCAATTCTTTTAATAGATTCAGTACCTGTGATTGAACGGATACGTCAAGGGCCGATACAGGCTCGTCCGCAATAATTAATTTCGGCTTTAATGCCAATGCCCTCGCAATCCCGATTCTTTGTCGTTGACCACCTGAAAATTCATGTGGGTACTTATAATAAGCATCCTCTGGTAAACCAACTCGTTTAAGAAGACTCATTACTTCGTCTTTTAAATCTTTTAAACTCTTATTTGAAAAGTTTCTAATT contains:
- a CDS encoding ABC transporter ATP-binding protein, which encodes MTVNNIEEKASNKKLKNGNLLEIQNLKTYYPIKGGFFKRTVGNVKAVDDVSFTIGKGETLGLVGESGCGKSTTGRTILRLLSPTSGKIIFDGKDITNLSGKDLRLARKDFQMVFQDPYASLNPKQMVGDIVSEPIRNFSNKSLKDLKDEVMSLLKRVGLPEDAYYKYPHEFSGGQRQRIGIARALALKPKLIIADEPVSALDVSVQSQVLNLLKELQDEFDLTFLFIAHDLSVVKHMSDRIGVMYLGNLVELADKDSLYSEPLHPYTQALISAIPEPDPRKRKERIVLQGDVPSPANPPTGCPFHTRCPVAKEECSKVKPTLKEVKPGHQVACILYN